One region of Sebastes fasciatus isolate fSebFas1 chromosome 1, fSebFas1.pri, whole genome shotgun sequence genomic DNA includes:
- the rereb gene encoding arginine-glutamic acid dipeptide repeats protein isoform X2, which produces MDDLFSPRRSLNSTQGEIRVGSSHQAKLPELQPRTGPALQTQIESEDLMWTPGVNDCDLLMYLRAARSMAAFAGMCDGGSTEDGCLAASRDDTTLNALNMLHASHYDAAKALQRLVKKPLPKLIEKCWSEDDVKRFIKGLRQYGKNFFRIRKDFLPSKKTGELITFYYHWKKTPEAAGTRAYRQQRRQPSSRKAKTRSAAAPVTPSRNYSVDASSASEDDLDSEDSEQEIKSCSHCGTTSSKDWQQGRRDNPLLCTTCRTYESKHGCLPPAPKSAVAPFMFKPVKEEEEVNSKHGMRTRRSRAPLSTLRSGHRRLTGSPTSEDQQSSSQPSPSGPTSTSLRSSSTDNKNESSKKMNKKIKEEVTSPKTTKRVRESLAQEPDEPEKVAPKRPKTQDPRGSRSEGEAEVEEESSSESRSAQDDGSIDTKDIDQDNRSSSPSIPSPQQGNESDSDSSAQPNGVPSEPVAPAALLADTPVPQALPSQGHPITPQPMQSNPPADPAPSPPPPSPDPPQPAAGQPAATAGPNNRPQPAPHSLPGPPSLPPALGQDSPLSPAFQVPPALSSAQPLQPHGPSPQAPQRPPPFFRESQLPQPPLSGTQIKPPPTTPIQPSHKQMPHQSATPFPQMPSNLPPPPALKPLNCLPNQHPPGAPPPPLQLMPQPLPMQSLPTQLPVISQVQTHPGKSMTSSHPPPAASHPHTPVTSSAIGPVPSLQPSFPPLPLRPSPSAIPGGSQIQIKEEPLDEIEEAESPPSPPRSPSPEPTIVNVASHASQSARFIKHLDRGYNSCARTDLFFTPLSSSKLAKKREEAVEKSRREAELSARQEREREKDREREREREADRNARASSSSHDSRMSDVQMTCQGHGRPSFEQPPTSVAAVPPYIGPDTPALRTLSEYARPHVMSPNNRNHPFYVQLGPGDPLLAYHMPGLYSAEPSLRERELRNLRERELRERMKPGYEIKPPDMETLHPSANPMEHFARHGAIGLPHIPGPPHHFAPFHPGLNHLERERMMLAGHQLRPELSYAERLTAERLHAERMASVADPAARLQMLNVTPHHHQHSHIHSHLHLHQQDPLGQGQGPHPLDHLGTGPRLARFPFPGGPIPNALLSELPHDHEMLRHPLFGAYPRELQGPMPQMSAAHQLQAMHAQSAELQRMALEQQWLHGQHLHGGHLPSQEDYYSRLKKEGDKPS; this is translated from the exons ATGGACGACCTGTTCAGTCCGCGCAG GAGCCTGAACAGCACACAGGGTGAGATCAGAGTGGGATCAAGTCATCAG GCCAAACTTCCAGAGTTGCAGCCGCGGACTGGTCCTGCTTTACAGACTCAGATAGAGAGTGAGGATCTGATGTGGACACCTGGGGTCAATGACTGTGACCTTCTCATGTACCTCCGAGCTGCCAG GAGCATGGCCGCGTTTGCAGGGATGTGTGACGGTGGATCCACAGAGGACGGATGTTTAGCAGCCTCCCGTGATGACACCACACTCAATGCCCTGAACATG CTACATGCAAGTCATTACGATGCAGCGAAAGCCCTCCAGCGTTTGGTTAAGAAGCCTCTGCCGAAGCTTATTGAGAAATGCTGGTCGGAGGATGATGTG AAACGCTTCATCAAAGGCCTGAGGCAGTATGGAAAGAATTTCTTCCGCATCCGGAAAGACTTTCTTCCCAGCAAAAAGACT GGGGAGCTGATCACTTTCTATTACCACTGGAAGAAAACTCCCGAAGCTGCAGGAACAAGAGCTTATCGACAGCAACGCCGACAGCCGTCCTCTCGCAAAGCAAAGACTCGCTCCGCGGCGGCTCCCGTCACCCCTTCGCGAAACTATTCAG TGGATGCGAGTTCTGCCAGCGAGGATGATCTTGACAGTGAAGACAGTGAACAGGAAATCAAGAGCTGCAGCCACTGTGGTACAACAA GTTCTAAGGATTGGCAACAGGGGCGAAGAGACAACCCGTTGCTGTGCACGACTTGTCGCACATatgaaagtaaacatggatgtcTGCCGCCAGCTCCCAAGTCTGCAGTTGCTCCATTCATGTTTAAACCTGttaaagaggaagaagaggtgaaCAGCAAGCATGGCATGAGGACACGGCGAAGCAGAGCACCT CTGTCAACTTTAAGAAGTGGCCACAGGAGGCTCACAGGCTCCCCCACCAGCGAGGATCAGCAGTCCAGCAGCCAGCCTTCCCCGAGCGGACCAACTTCTACTTCTTTGAGATCGTCTTCCACAGATAATAAGAATGAATCCAGTAAGAAGATGAACAAG AAGATAAAAGAGGAGGTAACGTCACCAAAGACAACAAAGCGTGTACGGGAGAGTCTTGCTCAGGAGCCTGACGAGCCTGAAAAAGTCGCACCTAAAAGGCCGAAGACACAG GATCCACGGGGCTCGCGTTCAGAGGGTGAGGCcgaggtagaggaggagagctCTTCAGAGAGCCGCAGTGCTCAGGATGACGGCAGCATTGACACCAAAGACATCGATCAGGACAACCGCAGCTCCTCTCCCAGCATTCCCAGCCCTCAGCAGGGCAACGAGAGCGACTCTGACTCCTCTGCCCAGCCCAACGGCGTCCCATCAGAGCCTGTTGCTCCTGCCGCCCTGTTGGCTGACACACCAGTCCCACAGGCCCTCCCCTCTCAGGGCCATCCCATCACTCCTCAGCCAATGCAAAGCAACCCCCCTGCTGATCCTGCTCCGagcccccctcctccttctccagaCCCCCCTCAGCCAGCTGCTGGTCAGCCAGCTGCCACAGCGGGCCCAAACAACCGACCACAGCCGGCTCCTCACTCTCTTCCTGGTCCACCATCTCTTCCTCCAGCACTGGGTCAGgactctcctctttctccagcATTTCAGGTCCCACCTGCTCTCAGCTCTGCACAGCCTCTGCAGCCTCATGGCCCGTCACCTCAGGCCCCTCAGCGACCCCCACCCTTCTTTAGGGAGTCTCAGCTCCCCCAGCCTCCTCTGTCTGGCACACAAATCAAGCCTCCTCCCACCACTCCCATTCAACCTTCACACAAACAGATGCCACACCAGTCTGCTACACCTTTCCCTCAGATGCCCTCCAATCTCCCCCCTCCCCCTGCTCTCAAGCCACTCAACTGTCTGCCCAACCAGCATCCTCCAGgtgccccccctccccctcttcAGCTCATGCCACAGCCTTTGCCAATGCAGTCACTTCCTACCCAACTTCCGGTGATCTCTCAGGTGCAGACCCACCCTGGAAAAAGCATGACTTCCTCTCACCCACCCCCTGCAGCCTCACACCCTCACACCCCTGTAACATCTTCTGCTATTGGCCCCGTCCCAAGCCTCCAGCCATCATTCCCGCCTCTTCCTCTGAGACCCTCGCCGAGCGCCATACCAGGAGGATCACAAATTCAGATTAAAGAAGAGCCACTGGATGAGATAGAAGAGGCTGAGAGCCCACCGTCTCCACCACGGAGCCCCTCGCCAGAGCCCACCATCGTCAACGTGGCGAGCCATGCCAGCCAGTCTGCACG GTTTATCAAACACTTGGATCGTGGTTACAACTCCTGTGCCAGAACAGATCTGTTCTTCACTCCACTGTCGTCCTCCAAGCTGGCCAAGAAGAGGGAGGAAGCCGTGGAGAAGTCCAGGAGGGAGGCTGAGCTCAGTGCACGACAAGAACGTGAaagggagaaagacagagagcgagagagagagcgggaggcAGACAGAAATGCT AGAGCGTCCAGCTCCTCCCACGACAGTCGCATGAGCGACGTTCAGATGACGTGTCAGGGCCACGGACGCCCCTCCTTTGAGCAGCCGCCCACCAGTGTGGCCGCTGTGCCCCCCTACATTGGTCCGGATACACCCGCTCTGCGCACCCTGAGCGAATACGCCCGACCCCACGTCATGTCGCCCAACAACCGCAACCACCCCTTCTACGTGCAACTGGGCCCTGGCGACCCCTTGCTGGCCTACCACATGCCTGGCCTGTACAGCGCCGAGCCCAGCCTCAGAGAGCGCGAGCTGAGGAACCTCCGAGAGAGGGAGCTCCGCGAGAGGATGAAGCCCGGCTATGAAATCAAGCCCCCCGACATGGAAACTTTACACCCCTCGGCCAACCCCATGGAGCACTTCGCCAGACACGGGGCCATCGGTCTTCCCCACATACCCGGGCCTCCCCACCACTTCGCACCCTTCCATCCCGGGCTGAACCACCTGGAGCGGGAGAGGATGATGCTGGCGGGACATCAGCTGCGCCCAGAGCTGAGTTACGCAGAGCGACTCACTGCAGAGCGGCTTCACGCAGAGAGGATGGCGTCTGTGGCCGACCCCGCTGCCAGGCTGCAGATGCTCAATGTGACGCCGCATCACCACCAGCACTCTCACATTCActcccacctccacctgcacCAACAGGATCCCCTCGGCCAAG GTCAAGGCCCTCATCCTCTAGACCACCTGGGAACAGGACCACGTTTGGCCCGGTTCCCCTTCCCTGGCGGCCCGATCCCCAACGCTTTACTCAGCGAGCTTCCTCATGATCATGAGATGCTGCGCCACCCACTGTTTG GAGCATATCCACGAGAGCTGCAGGGCCCGATGCCTCAGATGTCTGCTGCTCACCAGCTCCAGGCCATGCATGCTCAgtctgcagagctgcagaggaTGGCTTTGGAGCAGCAGTGGCTGCATGGGCAGCACCTGCATGGAGGCCATCTACCGAGTCAGGAAGATTATTACag
- the rereb gene encoding arginine-glutamic acid dipeptide repeats protein isoform X1 yields MDDLFSPRRSLNSTQGEIRVGSSHQAKLPELQPRTGPALQTQIESEDLMWTPGVNDCDLLMYLRAARSMAAFAGMCDGGSTEDGCLAASRDDTTLNALNMLHASHYDAAKALQRLVKKPLPKLIEKCWSEDDVKRFIKGLRQYGKNFFRIRKDFLPSKKTGELITFYYHWKKTPEAAGTRAYRQQRRQPSSRKAKTRSAAAPVTPSRNYSVDASSASEDDLDSEDSEQEIKSCSHCGTTSSKDWQQGRRDNPLLCTTCRTYESKHGCLPPAPKSAVAPFMFKPVKEEEEVNSKHGMRTRRSRAPQLSTLRSGHRRLTGSPTSEDQQSSSQPSPSGPTSTSLRSSSTDNKNESSKKMNKKIKEEVTSPKTTKRVRESLAQEPDEPEKVAPKRPKTQDPRGSRSEGEAEVEEESSSESRSAQDDGSIDTKDIDQDNRSSSPSIPSPQQGNESDSDSSAQPNGVPSEPVAPAALLADTPVPQALPSQGHPITPQPMQSNPPADPAPSPPPPSPDPPQPAAGQPAATAGPNNRPQPAPHSLPGPPSLPPALGQDSPLSPAFQVPPALSSAQPLQPHGPSPQAPQRPPPFFRESQLPQPPLSGTQIKPPPTTPIQPSHKQMPHQSATPFPQMPSNLPPPPALKPLNCLPNQHPPGAPPPPLQLMPQPLPMQSLPTQLPVISQVQTHPGKSMTSSHPPPAASHPHTPVTSSAIGPVPSLQPSFPPLPLRPSPSAIPGGSQIQIKEEPLDEIEEAESPPSPPRSPSPEPTIVNVASHASQSARFIKHLDRGYNSCARTDLFFTPLSSSKLAKKREEAVEKSRREAELSARQEREREKDREREREREADRNARASSSSHDSRMSDVQMTCQGHGRPSFEQPPTSVAAVPPYIGPDTPALRTLSEYARPHVMSPNNRNHPFYVQLGPGDPLLAYHMPGLYSAEPSLRERELRNLRERELRERMKPGYEIKPPDMETLHPSANPMEHFARHGAIGLPHIPGPPHHFAPFHPGLNHLERERMMLAGHQLRPELSYAERLTAERLHAERMASVADPAARLQMLNVTPHHHQHSHIHSHLHLHQQDPLGQGQGPHPLDHLGTGPRLARFPFPGGPIPNALLSELPHDHEMLRHPLFGAYPRELQGPMPQMSAAHQLQAMHAQSAELQRMALEQQWLHGQHLHGGHLPSQEDYYSRLKKEGDKPS; encoded by the exons ATGGACGACCTGTTCAGTCCGCGCAG GAGCCTGAACAGCACACAGGGTGAGATCAGAGTGGGATCAAGTCATCAG GCCAAACTTCCAGAGTTGCAGCCGCGGACTGGTCCTGCTTTACAGACTCAGATAGAGAGTGAGGATCTGATGTGGACACCTGGGGTCAATGACTGTGACCTTCTCATGTACCTCCGAGCTGCCAG GAGCATGGCCGCGTTTGCAGGGATGTGTGACGGTGGATCCACAGAGGACGGATGTTTAGCAGCCTCCCGTGATGACACCACACTCAATGCCCTGAACATG CTACATGCAAGTCATTACGATGCAGCGAAAGCCCTCCAGCGTTTGGTTAAGAAGCCTCTGCCGAAGCTTATTGAGAAATGCTGGTCGGAGGATGATGTG AAACGCTTCATCAAAGGCCTGAGGCAGTATGGAAAGAATTTCTTCCGCATCCGGAAAGACTTTCTTCCCAGCAAAAAGACT GGGGAGCTGATCACTTTCTATTACCACTGGAAGAAAACTCCCGAAGCTGCAGGAACAAGAGCTTATCGACAGCAACGCCGACAGCCGTCCTCTCGCAAAGCAAAGACTCGCTCCGCGGCGGCTCCCGTCACCCCTTCGCGAAACTATTCAG TGGATGCGAGTTCTGCCAGCGAGGATGATCTTGACAGTGAAGACAGTGAACAGGAAATCAAGAGCTGCAGCCACTGTGGTACAACAA GTTCTAAGGATTGGCAACAGGGGCGAAGAGACAACCCGTTGCTGTGCACGACTTGTCGCACATatgaaagtaaacatggatgtcTGCCGCCAGCTCCCAAGTCTGCAGTTGCTCCATTCATGTTTAAACCTGttaaagaggaagaagaggtgaaCAGCAAGCATGGCATGAGGACACGGCGAAGCAGAGCACCT cagCTGTCAACTTTAAGAAGTGGCCACAGGAGGCTCACAGGCTCCCCCACCAGCGAGGATCAGCAGTCCAGCAGCCAGCCTTCCCCGAGCGGACCAACTTCTACTTCTTTGAGATCGTCTTCCACAGATAATAAGAATGAATCCAGTAAGAAGATGAACAAG AAGATAAAAGAGGAGGTAACGTCACCAAAGACAACAAAGCGTGTACGGGAGAGTCTTGCTCAGGAGCCTGACGAGCCTGAAAAAGTCGCACCTAAAAGGCCGAAGACACAG GATCCACGGGGCTCGCGTTCAGAGGGTGAGGCcgaggtagaggaggagagctCTTCAGAGAGCCGCAGTGCTCAGGATGACGGCAGCATTGACACCAAAGACATCGATCAGGACAACCGCAGCTCCTCTCCCAGCATTCCCAGCCCTCAGCAGGGCAACGAGAGCGACTCTGACTCCTCTGCCCAGCCCAACGGCGTCCCATCAGAGCCTGTTGCTCCTGCCGCCCTGTTGGCTGACACACCAGTCCCACAGGCCCTCCCCTCTCAGGGCCATCCCATCACTCCTCAGCCAATGCAAAGCAACCCCCCTGCTGATCCTGCTCCGagcccccctcctccttctccagaCCCCCCTCAGCCAGCTGCTGGTCAGCCAGCTGCCACAGCGGGCCCAAACAACCGACCACAGCCGGCTCCTCACTCTCTTCCTGGTCCACCATCTCTTCCTCCAGCACTGGGTCAGgactctcctctttctccagcATTTCAGGTCCCACCTGCTCTCAGCTCTGCACAGCCTCTGCAGCCTCATGGCCCGTCACCTCAGGCCCCTCAGCGACCCCCACCCTTCTTTAGGGAGTCTCAGCTCCCCCAGCCTCCTCTGTCTGGCACACAAATCAAGCCTCCTCCCACCACTCCCATTCAACCTTCACACAAACAGATGCCACACCAGTCTGCTACACCTTTCCCTCAGATGCCCTCCAATCTCCCCCCTCCCCCTGCTCTCAAGCCACTCAACTGTCTGCCCAACCAGCATCCTCCAGgtgccccccctccccctcttcAGCTCATGCCACAGCCTTTGCCAATGCAGTCACTTCCTACCCAACTTCCGGTGATCTCTCAGGTGCAGACCCACCCTGGAAAAAGCATGACTTCCTCTCACCCACCCCCTGCAGCCTCACACCCTCACACCCCTGTAACATCTTCTGCTATTGGCCCCGTCCCAAGCCTCCAGCCATCATTCCCGCCTCTTCCTCTGAGACCCTCGCCGAGCGCCATACCAGGAGGATCACAAATTCAGATTAAAGAAGAGCCACTGGATGAGATAGAAGAGGCTGAGAGCCCACCGTCTCCACCACGGAGCCCCTCGCCAGAGCCCACCATCGTCAACGTGGCGAGCCATGCCAGCCAGTCTGCACG GTTTATCAAACACTTGGATCGTGGTTACAACTCCTGTGCCAGAACAGATCTGTTCTTCACTCCACTGTCGTCCTCCAAGCTGGCCAAGAAGAGGGAGGAAGCCGTGGAGAAGTCCAGGAGGGAGGCTGAGCTCAGTGCACGACAAGAACGTGAaagggagaaagacagagagcgagagagagagcgggaggcAGACAGAAATGCT AGAGCGTCCAGCTCCTCCCACGACAGTCGCATGAGCGACGTTCAGATGACGTGTCAGGGCCACGGACGCCCCTCCTTTGAGCAGCCGCCCACCAGTGTGGCCGCTGTGCCCCCCTACATTGGTCCGGATACACCCGCTCTGCGCACCCTGAGCGAATACGCCCGACCCCACGTCATGTCGCCCAACAACCGCAACCACCCCTTCTACGTGCAACTGGGCCCTGGCGACCCCTTGCTGGCCTACCACATGCCTGGCCTGTACAGCGCCGAGCCCAGCCTCAGAGAGCGCGAGCTGAGGAACCTCCGAGAGAGGGAGCTCCGCGAGAGGATGAAGCCCGGCTATGAAATCAAGCCCCCCGACATGGAAACTTTACACCCCTCGGCCAACCCCATGGAGCACTTCGCCAGACACGGGGCCATCGGTCTTCCCCACATACCCGGGCCTCCCCACCACTTCGCACCCTTCCATCCCGGGCTGAACCACCTGGAGCGGGAGAGGATGATGCTGGCGGGACATCAGCTGCGCCCAGAGCTGAGTTACGCAGAGCGACTCACTGCAGAGCGGCTTCACGCAGAGAGGATGGCGTCTGTGGCCGACCCCGCTGCCAGGCTGCAGATGCTCAATGTGACGCCGCATCACCACCAGCACTCTCACATTCActcccacctccacctgcacCAACAGGATCCCCTCGGCCAAG GTCAAGGCCCTCATCCTCTAGACCACCTGGGAACAGGACCACGTTTGGCCCGGTTCCCCTTCCCTGGCGGCCCGATCCCCAACGCTTTACTCAGCGAGCTTCCTCATGATCATGAGATGCTGCGCCACCCACTGTTTG GAGCATATCCACGAGAGCTGCAGGGCCCGATGCCTCAGATGTCTGCTGCTCACCAGCTCCAGGCCATGCATGCTCAgtctgcagagctgcagaggaTGGCTTTGGAGCAGCAGTGGCTGCATGGGCAGCACCTGCATGGAGGCCATCTACCGAGTCAGGAAGATTATTACag
- the rereb gene encoding arginine-glutamic acid dipeptide repeats protein isoform X4 has translation MDDLFSPRRSLNSTQGEIRVGSSHQAKLPELQPRTGPALQTQIESEDLMWTPGVNDCDLLMYLRAARSMAAFAGMCDGGSTEDGCLAASRDDTTLNALNMLHASHYDAAKALQRLVKKPLPKLIEKCWSEDDVKRFIKGLRQYGKNFFRIRKDFLPSKKTGELITFYYHWKKTPEAAGTRAYRQQRRQPSSRKAKTRSAAAPVTPSRNYSVDASSASEDDLDSEDSEQEIKSCSHCGTTSSKDWQQGRRDNPLLCTTCRTYESKHGCLPPAPKSAVAPFMFKPVKEEEEVNSKHGMRTRRSRAPLSTLRSGHRRLTGSPTSEDQQSSSQPSPSGPTSTSLRSSSTDNKNESSKKMNKKIKEEVTSPKTTKRVRESLAQEPDEPEKVAPKRPKTQDPRGSRSEGEAEVEEESSSESRSAQDDGSIDTKDIDQDNRSSSPSIPSPQQGNESDSDSSAQPNGVPSEPVAPAALLADTPVPQALPSQGHPITPQPMQSNPPADPAPSPPPPSPDPPQPAAGQPAATAGPNNRPQPAPHSLPGPPSLPPALGQDSPLSPAFQVPPALSSAQPLQPHGPSPQAPQRPPPFFRESQLPQPPLSGTQIKPPPTTPIQPSHKQMPHQSATPFPQMPSNLPPPPALKPLNCLPNQHPPGAPPPPLQLMPQPLPMQSLPTQLPVISQVQTHPGKSMTSSHPPPAASHPHTPVTSSAIGPVPSLQPSFPPLPLRPSPSAIPGGSQIQIKEEPLDEIEEAESPPSPPRSPSPEPTIVNVASHASQSARFIKHLDRGYNSCARTDLFFTPLSSSKLAKKREEAVEKSRREAELSARQEREREKDREREREREADRNARASSSSHDSRMSDVQMTCQGHGRPSFEQPPTSVAAVPPYIGPDTPALRTLSEYARPHVMSPNNRNHPFYVQLGPGDPLLAYHMPGLYSAEPSLRERELRNLRERELRERMKPGYEIKPPDMETLHPSANPMEHFARHGAIGLPHIPGPPHHFAPFHPGLNHLERERMMLAGHQLRPELSYAERLTAERLHAERMASVADPAARLQMLNVTPHHHQHSHIHSHLHLHQQDPLGQGQGPHPLDHLGTGPRLARFPFPGGPIPNALLSELPHDHEMLRHPLFGAYPRELQGPMPQMSAAHQLQAMHAQSAELQRMALEQQWLHGQHLHGGHLPSQEDYYR, from the exons ATGGACGACCTGTTCAGTCCGCGCAG GAGCCTGAACAGCACACAGGGTGAGATCAGAGTGGGATCAAGTCATCAG GCCAAACTTCCAGAGTTGCAGCCGCGGACTGGTCCTGCTTTACAGACTCAGATAGAGAGTGAGGATCTGATGTGGACACCTGGGGTCAATGACTGTGACCTTCTCATGTACCTCCGAGCTGCCAG GAGCATGGCCGCGTTTGCAGGGATGTGTGACGGTGGATCCACAGAGGACGGATGTTTAGCAGCCTCCCGTGATGACACCACACTCAATGCCCTGAACATG CTACATGCAAGTCATTACGATGCAGCGAAAGCCCTCCAGCGTTTGGTTAAGAAGCCTCTGCCGAAGCTTATTGAGAAATGCTGGTCGGAGGATGATGTG AAACGCTTCATCAAAGGCCTGAGGCAGTATGGAAAGAATTTCTTCCGCATCCGGAAAGACTTTCTTCCCAGCAAAAAGACT GGGGAGCTGATCACTTTCTATTACCACTGGAAGAAAACTCCCGAAGCTGCAGGAACAAGAGCTTATCGACAGCAACGCCGACAGCCGTCCTCTCGCAAAGCAAAGACTCGCTCCGCGGCGGCTCCCGTCACCCCTTCGCGAAACTATTCAG TGGATGCGAGTTCTGCCAGCGAGGATGATCTTGACAGTGAAGACAGTGAACAGGAAATCAAGAGCTGCAGCCACTGTGGTACAACAA GTTCTAAGGATTGGCAACAGGGGCGAAGAGACAACCCGTTGCTGTGCACGACTTGTCGCACATatgaaagtaaacatggatgtcTGCCGCCAGCTCCCAAGTCTGCAGTTGCTCCATTCATGTTTAAACCTGttaaagaggaagaagaggtgaaCAGCAAGCATGGCATGAGGACACGGCGAAGCAGAGCACCT CTGTCAACTTTAAGAAGTGGCCACAGGAGGCTCACAGGCTCCCCCACCAGCGAGGATCAGCAGTCCAGCAGCCAGCCTTCCCCGAGCGGACCAACTTCTACTTCTTTGAGATCGTCTTCCACAGATAATAAGAATGAATCCAGTAAGAAGATGAACAAG AAGATAAAAGAGGAGGTAACGTCACCAAAGACAACAAAGCGTGTACGGGAGAGTCTTGCTCAGGAGCCTGACGAGCCTGAAAAAGTCGCACCTAAAAGGCCGAAGACACAG GATCCACGGGGCTCGCGTTCAGAGGGTGAGGCcgaggtagaggaggagagctCTTCAGAGAGCCGCAGTGCTCAGGATGACGGCAGCATTGACACCAAAGACATCGATCAGGACAACCGCAGCTCCTCTCCCAGCATTCCCAGCCCTCAGCAGGGCAACGAGAGCGACTCTGACTCCTCTGCCCAGCCCAACGGCGTCCCATCAGAGCCTGTTGCTCCTGCCGCCCTGTTGGCTGACACACCAGTCCCACAGGCCCTCCCCTCTCAGGGCCATCCCATCACTCCTCAGCCAATGCAAAGCAACCCCCCTGCTGATCCTGCTCCGagcccccctcctccttctccagaCCCCCCTCAGCCAGCTGCTGGTCAGCCAGCTGCCACAGCGGGCCCAAACAACCGACCACAGCCGGCTCCTCACTCTCTTCCTGGTCCACCATCTCTTCCTCCAGCACTGGGTCAGgactctcctctttctccagcATTTCAGGTCCCACCTGCTCTCAGCTCTGCACAGCCTCTGCAGCCTCATGGCCCGTCACCTCAGGCCCCTCAGCGACCCCCACCCTTCTTTAGGGAGTCTCAGCTCCCCCAGCCTCCTCTGTCTGGCACACAAATCAAGCCTCCTCCCACCACTCCCATTCAACCTTCACACAAACAGATGCCACACCAGTCTGCTACACCTTTCCCTCAGATGCCCTCCAATCTCCCCCCTCCCCCTGCTCTCAAGCCACTCAACTGTCTGCCCAACCAGCATCCTCCAGgtgccccccctccccctcttcAGCTCATGCCACAGCCTTTGCCAATGCAGTCACTTCCTACCCAACTTCCGGTGATCTCTCAGGTGCAGACCCACCCTGGAAAAAGCATGACTTCCTCTCACCCACCCCCTGCAGCCTCACACCCTCACACCCCTGTAACATCTTCTGCTATTGGCCCCGTCCCAAGCCTCCAGCCATCATTCCCGCCTCTTCCTCTGAGACCCTCGCCGAGCGCCATACCAGGAGGATCACAAATTCAGATTAAAGAAGAGCCACTGGATGAGATAGAAGAGGCTGAGAGCCCACCGTCTCCACCACGGAGCCCCTCGCCAGAGCCCACCATCGTCAACGTGGCGAGCCATGCCAGCCAGTCTGCACG GTTTATCAAACACTTGGATCGTGGTTACAACTCCTGTGCCAGAACAGATCTGTTCTTCACTCCACTGTCGTCCTCCAAGCTGGCCAAGAAGAGGGAGGAAGCCGTGGAGAAGTCCAGGAGGGAGGCTGAGCTCAGTGCACGACAAGAACGTGAaagggagaaagacagagagcgagagagagagcgggaggcAGACAGAAATGCT AGAGCGTCCAGCTCCTCCCACGACAGTCGCATGAGCGACGTTCAGATGACGTGTCAGGGCCACGGACGCCCCTCCTTTGAGCAGCCGCCCACCAGTGTGGCCGCTGTGCCCCCCTACATTGGTCCGGATACACCCGCTCTGCGCACCCTGAGCGAATACGCCCGACCCCACGTCATGTCGCCCAACAACCGCAACCACCCCTTCTACGTGCAACTGGGCCCTGGCGACCCCTTGCTGGCCTACCACATGCCTGGCCTGTACAGCGCCGAGCCCAGCCTCAGAGAGCGCGAGCTGAGGAACCTCCGAGAGAGGGAGCTCCGCGAGAGGATGAAGCCCGGCTATGAAATCAAGCCCCCCGACATGGAAACTTTACACCCCTCGGCCAACCCCATGGAGCACTTCGCCAGACACGGGGCCATCGGTCTTCCCCACATACCCGGGCCTCCCCACCACTTCGCACCCTTCCATCCCGGGCTGAACCACCTGGAGCGGGAGAGGATGATGCTGGCGGGACATCAGCTGCGCCCAGAGCTGAGTTACGCAGAGCGACTCACTGCAGAGCGGCTTCACGCAGAGAGGATGGCGTCTGTGGCCGACCCCGCTGCCAGGCTGCAGATGCTCAATGTGACGCCGCATCACCACCAGCACTCTCACATTCActcccacctccacctgcacCAACAGGATCCCCTCGGCCAAG GTCAAGGCCCTCATCCTCTAGACCACCTGGGAACAGGACCACGTTTGGCCCGGTTCCCCTTCCCTGGCGGCCCGATCCCCAACGCTTTACTCAGCGAGCTTCCTCATGATCATGAGATGCTGCGCCACCCACTGTTTG GAGCATATCCACGAGAGCTGCAGGGCCCGATGCCTCAGATGTCTGCTGCTCACCAGCTCCAGGCCATGCATGCTCAgtctgcagagctgcagaggaTGGCTTTGGAGCAGCAGTGGCTGCATGGGCAGCACCTGCATGGAGGCCATCTACCGAGTCAGGAAGATTATTACaggtga